From a single Adhaeribacter swui genomic region:
- a CDS encoding Nramp family divalent metal transporter, producing MDNRVTQEPVTVSPQTGESGVFTSLKKVLLSLGPGIITAALVFGPSKMTITSKLGAVYGYSLLWIIAVAIFFMTVFTVMGARIGVAAKQSLLATIRLKWGKAAAIFIGFGIFLVATSFQAGNSIGVGIAIAEANGTSPVIWIIVFNVIGIALLFFQSFYKVLEKLMIFLIGLMLFSFITTLFLADPDWSAVAVGFVPSIPEGSLGLVIAFTASAFSIVGALYQSYLVQERIKQNPEIKETSRNSITGIFILGLMSAIVLICAAAVLNPQGIKVTSASDMAKALEPLFGSYASTLFLTGLFGAAFSSLVGNASLGGTLLGDALGYGSQLTSKMVRFLIALVMIIGACIAIAFGKLPLELIVFAQSVTIFLVPFIGLAMYVIGNDVKIMGSHVNSTPVKIMGAFGLLILFVLAASNVNELFLK from the coding sequence ATGGATAACAGAGTTACGCAGGAACCAGTTACGGTTTCGCCCCAAACAGGAGAGTCCGGAGTTTTTACCTCCCTTAAAAAAGTCTTATTATCCTTAGGTCCGGGTATAATTACGGCGGCTTTGGTTTTTGGGCCAAGTAAAATGACCATTACTTCTAAATTAGGGGCGGTTTATGGCTATTCGTTGCTTTGGATAATTGCCGTAGCTATATTTTTCATGACGGTTTTTACGGTTATGGGAGCGCGCATTGGCGTTGCGGCTAAGCAATCCTTATTGGCTACTATCCGGTTAAAATGGGGAAAAGCAGCGGCCATTTTTATTGGTTTCGGGATATTTTTAGTAGCCACCTCTTTTCAAGCCGGAAACTCCATAGGCGTAGGTATTGCTATTGCAGAAGCTAATGGTACTTCACCGGTTATTTGGATTATTGTTTTTAATGTTATTGGCATTGCCTTACTATTTTTCCAGTCCTTCTACAAAGTATTAGAAAAACTGATGATCTTCCTGATTGGATTGATGCTTTTTTCTTTTATCACCACCTTGTTTTTAGCTGATCCGGACTGGAGTGCGGTAGCTGTTGGTTTTGTACCATCCATTCCGGAAGGATCCTTGGGTTTAGTGATAGCCTTTACGGCTTCTGCTTTTTCCATTGTAGGCGCTTTATACCAATCGTACCTGGTGCAGGAGCGCATCAAGCAAAATCCGGAAATTAAAGAAACCAGCCGCAACAGTATAACCGGCATTTTTATTCTCGGCCTCATGAGTGCTATTGTATTGATTTGTGCGGCAGCAGTTTTAAATCCCCAAGGCATTAAAGTTACCAGTGCCTCCGATATGGCAAAGGCGCTGGAACCTCTATTTGGAAGCTATGCTTCTACTTTATTTTTAACCGGATTATTTGGGGCTGCCTTCTCTTCCTTAGTAGGAAATGCCTCTTTAGGAGGTACTTTATTAGGCGATGCCTTGGGCTATGGAAGCCAGTTAACTTCCAAAATGGTGCGCTTTTTAATTGCTTTAGTAATGATTATTGGAGCCTGCATCGCCATTGCTTTCGGTAAATTGCCTCTGGAGTTAATTGTATTTGCCCAAAGTGTTACCATTTTTTTAGTGCCTTTTATTGGATTAGCCATGTATGTGATCGGGAATGATGTTAAAATTATGGGTTCCCATGTAAACTCCACTCCCGTGAAAATAATGGGTGCTTTTGGCTTGCTGATTTTATTTGTTTTGGCTGCAAGTAATGTAAATGAGTTATTTTTAAAATAA
- a CDS encoding NAD-dependent epimerase/dehydratase family protein, producing MSELELLEQELLKPSEALISDLYDIEGDIILLGVGGKMGPSMARLAKQAVDQAGLKKRIIGVSRFSDPETQAELEAEGIETFAADLLNESHLAALPDAANVIYLAGTKFGTTGKEAFTWAMNAYLPGRVAERYKNSRIVAFSTGNVYPFVPVTSGGPSEDQAAAPVGEYGQSCLGRERIFQYFSDKYQIPTLIYRLNYAVDFKYGVLLEIAKSVNEGRPIDLTTGNVNVIWQGDANEIAIRALKHCDVPAKILNVTGPETVSVKWLAEQFGLLLGKEPNFMGEVQQTALLSNASEAHRLFGYPRVTLRQIMDITVTWLQGGGKISNKPTHFQERNGKF from the coding sequence ATGAGTGAATTAGAATTATTAGAGCAAGAGTTATTAAAACCTTCAGAGGCTTTAATTTCTGATTTATATGATATAGAAGGCGATATTATATTGCTGGGGGTAGGTGGAAAAATGGGGCCGAGTATGGCTCGTTTAGCCAAGCAAGCCGTTGACCAGGCCGGATTAAAAAAGCGAATTATCGGTGTTTCCCGCTTTTCTGATCCGGAAACCCAGGCCGAATTAGAAGCAGAGGGCATCGAAACTTTTGCGGCGGATTTGTTAAACGAAAGCCATTTAGCTGCCCTACCAGATGCAGCCAATGTAATTTATTTGGCAGGTACTAAATTTGGTACTACGGGTAAAGAAGCTTTTACCTGGGCCATGAATGCGTATTTGCCGGGCCGTGTTGCCGAACGGTATAAAAACTCCCGGATTGTAGCTTTCTCTACCGGTAATGTTTATCCGTTTGTACCGGTAACTTCTGGTGGCCCATCCGAAGACCAGGCAGCGGCACCGGTGGGAGAGTATGGTCAATCATGTTTAGGCCGGGAGCGTATTTTTCAATACTTCTCCGATAAATATCAGATTCCGACTTTAATCTATCGTCTAAATTATGCCGTTGATTTTAAATATGGCGTGTTGCTGGAAATAGCGAAATCAGTGAACGAAGGCCGACCAATAGATTTGACTACCGGAAATGTAAACGTTATCTGGCAGGGAGATGCCAATGAAATAGCTATTCGGGCTTTAAAACACTGCGACGTACCGGCTAAAATTTTAAATGTTACCGGGCCTGAAACTGTTTCCGTGAAGTGGCTGGCTGAACAATTTGGTTTATTATTGGGCAAAGAGCCAAACTTTATGGGGGAAGTGCAGCAAACTGCTTTGTTAAGCAACGCTTCGGAGGCGCATCGCTTATTTGGTTACCCCAGAGTAACCTTACGGCAAATAATGGATATTACGGTTACCTGGTTACAGGGCGGCGGTAAAATATCCAACAAACCAACTCATTTCCAGGAACGAAACGGCAAGTTTTAA
- a CDS encoding dihydrodipicolinate synthase family protein, whose amino-acid sequence MKSNTLKPEIKALLHEGTVIPAHPLALNAARQLDEQRQRGLTRYYMAAGAGGVAVGVHSTQFEIRNPEVNLYETVLKLAAEEIEEAQLTRPFIKVAGIVGPTAQATEEAEIALKYGYDLGLLSMGGLQSWTEDEILDRVKAVADIIPVFGFYLQPSVGGRIFTYDFWFKFAQIPNVQAIKVAAFNRYQTLDVVRAVCASPRRDEIALYTGNDDNIIADLLTTYRFEVDGIVRQKEFVGGLLGHWAVWTKKAVELLAEVKSMKQVGNAFGFSELLTRNIEVTDMNAAIFDPAHGFHGCIPGIHEVLRRQGLLEGRWCLNPEEELSPGQMEEIDRVCAAYPHLVDDAFVRDLLEREMLTK is encoded by the coding sequence ATGAAATCAAACACCTTAAAACCCGAAATTAAAGCTTTACTGCACGAAGGAACGGTTATTCCCGCGCATCCTTTGGCCTTAAATGCAGCCCGGCAGTTAGATGAGCAGCGCCAGCGCGGCTTAACCCGGTACTATATGGCGGCTGGTGCCGGAGGAGTAGCAGTTGGCGTGCATTCAACTCAATTTGAAATCCGGAACCCGGAAGTTAATTTGTATGAAACCGTATTAAAACTGGCCGCCGAAGAAATAGAAGAAGCGCAGTTAACTCGTCCGTTTATAAAAGTTGCCGGTATTGTTGGCCCTACCGCGCAAGCTACGGAAGAAGCCGAGATAGCTTTGAAGTACGGTTATGATTTGGGCTTATTAAGCATGGGTGGCTTACAAAGCTGGACCGAAGATGAAATATTGGACCGGGTAAAAGCCGTAGCTGACATTATTCCTGTTTTTGGCTTTTACCTGCAGCCCAGCGTAGGTGGCCGCATCTTTACTTATGACTTCTGGTTTAAGTTTGCGCAGATACCCAATGTACAAGCTATTAAAGTGGCCGCTTTTAACCGCTACCAAACCCTAGATGTGGTGCGGGCAGTGTGCGCCTCGCCTCGTCGGGATGAAATTGCTTTATATACCGGGAACGATGATAATATTATTGCCGATTTACTAACAACTTATAGATTTGAAGTTGACGGAATTGTAAGACAAAAGGAATTTGTCGGCGGTTTGTTAGGCCATTGGGCCGTTTGGACAAAGAAAGCAGTTGAATTACTAGCTGAGGTAAAAAGTATGAAACAGGTAGGAAACGCATTTGGTTTCTCAGAATTGCTGACCCGCAATATCGAAGTTACGGATATGAACGCTGCTATTTTTGATCCGGCTCATGGTTTTCATGGCTGTATTCCGGGCATTCACGAAGTTCTGCGCCGCCAGGGTTTATTAGAAGGACGTTGGTGCCTCAATCCGGAAGAGGAATTATCGCCCGGGCAAATGGAGGAAATTGACCGCGTGTGTGCTGCTTATCCGCATCTGGTGGATGATGCTTTTGTGCGGGATCTCTTAGAAAGAGAAATGCTGACAAAATAA
- a CDS encoding glucosamine-6-phosphate deaminase yields MNNESITEALKVDISATRSELGLKAVKLVASKIIELLDQQQFVNIIFAAAPSQNEFLEELSKNDAIAWERINAFHMDEYVGLPEDAPQRFGNFLKNRLFGKVPFRSVNYLNGLAENLKEECARYTALLESHPTDIVCMGIGENTHIAFNDPHVAYFNDPQLVKIVDLDEACRQQQVNDGCFTALNEVPIYALTLTVPALMRAKYAFCMVPGPTKAQAIYHTLQSDIQELYPSTILRKHPEAILFIDKESSALL; encoded by the coding sequence ATGAATAACGAAAGCATAACGGAAGCTTTAAAAGTAGATATTTCTGCTACTCGTAGTGAGTTGGGTTTAAAGGCGGTAAAATTGGTTGCCAGCAAAATAATAGAATTATTAGACCAGCAGCAATTCGTGAATATCATTTTTGCCGCGGCCCCCTCTCAAAACGAATTTTTAGAAGAGCTATCTAAAAATGATGCAATTGCCTGGGAACGCATCAATGCCTTTCATATGGATGAATATGTAGGTCTGCCGGAAGATGCGCCCCAGCGTTTTGGTAATTTTTTAAAAAATCGTTTATTCGGTAAAGTCCCATTCCGTTCTGTAAATTACCTGAATGGATTAGCCGAAAATTTAAAAGAAGAGTGCGCCCGATATACTGCCTTATTAGAATCTCATCCAACGGATATTGTGTGCATGGGGATTGGTGAGAATACCCATATAGCCTTTAACGATCCGCACGTGGCCTATTTTAACGATCCGCAGCTAGTAAAAATAGTGGATTTAGACGAAGCTTGCCGGCAGCAGCAAGTAAACGATGGATGTTTTACTGCATTAAATGAAGTGCCAATCTATGCTTTAACGTTAACAGTGCCTGCTTTAATGCGCGCCAAATACGCATTTTGTATGGTTCCTGGACCAACTAAAGCGCAGGCCATTTACCATACCCTGCAAAGTGATATTCAGGAATTATACCCGTCAACCATACTGAGAAAACACCCGGAAGCTATTTTATTTATTGATAAAGAAAGCAGCGCATTGTTATAG
- a CDS encoding beta-N-acetylhexosaminidase: protein MLLNRNRNIWFTLFCAIILSYNGQRAFAAINKNIGSVVQGNDSLSFISPLRLRGFSLLPAPQQVELGAKNIVVDGSWVIDSKIGKEDIAVRRLLEGASELHGLDFAKKGGKKITLAVKPGTVKATNDPALNEQAYLLAITANKIEITGNSPTGLFYGVQSLLQLLRRDQAGRLIAPEAVIRDWPAVQLRFVHWDTKHHQKRMETMKRLIDWHAFFKVNMVALEIEDKYEFPRHPIIGAPGAYTKAELQELTRYALERHIQIVPNIQAPAHMAHVLKHKEFEHLKAEPESNYQACMCDDEAINLIFDMYQDMIDATPGVDYFLASTDEVYYAGICAKCKRPYNPENRSLAWAEFAVKAHDWLAKRNRRMIAWVEYPLLPQDISRLPSDIINGIMGEDKEFLDNQRKIGMRQLAYSSIQGGEPLFSDYSRYPNYVSTVRDGIKAGANPIGSFAAAWDDSGLHEEVFHLGWATITQYAWNPYGPAYEQTMADFLDVFYGANSPDIASAYALLNEGAQFFRRGWDEVTSTERPSSYGNSFGKGIGTERMDDFLRLPEIPLDKNLKSNTKYTTDHSKIIAQAEELELKNDELINKLARYMTQVDRNRYSLEVYLSIAYLERYFIKTVLAFRDAERTFGRAQSASAAGKHEEAVGLLIEVSNKIGALDSWGKGMWENVTEVWEKSRYEKNRDVNGRKFVHVQDDVKDHFADRRKGLDYMIAPFQRTNLPGWQNKLNERIKQYAEANKVPVKGLAEKRLED, encoded by the coding sequence ATGCTCCTAAACCGAAATAGAAACATTTGGTTCACGTTGTTTTGTGCTATTATTCTTTCTTATAATGGACAGCGTGCGTTTGCTGCAATAAATAAAAACATAGGCTCGGTTGTGCAGGGCAATGACTCTTTAAGTTTTATTTCCCCGCTCCGTCTCCGGGGTTTTAGCCTGTTGCCAGCTCCGCAACAAGTAGAATTGGGCGCTAAGAATATTGTGGTAGATGGGTCGTGGGTAATAGATTCAAAAATAGGCAAAGAAGATATTGCCGTGCGGAGATTATTGGAAGGTGCCTCGGAGCTTCATGGATTGGATTTCGCGAAAAAAGGAGGAAAAAAGATTACGCTTGCCGTTAAACCCGGAACGGTAAAAGCCACGAATGATCCGGCGCTCAACGAACAAGCTTATTTGCTGGCGATCACCGCCAATAAGATCGAAATTACTGGTAACAGCCCAACCGGACTTTTTTACGGGGTTCAAAGCTTATTGCAATTACTCCGGCGGGATCAGGCCGGTCGGCTCATTGCTCCGGAAGCGGTGATTCGCGACTGGCCAGCGGTGCAATTGCGGTTTGTGCATTGGGATACGAAACATCACCAGAAACGCATGGAAACCATGAAGCGACTGATCGACTGGCACGCCTTCTTTAAGGTAAACATGGTTGCCCTGGAGATTGAAGATAAATACGAATTCCCACGGCATCCGATTATTGGTGCTCCTGGCGCCTACACCAAAGCAGAGTTACAGGAGCTAACCCGTTACGCGCTGGAGCGACACATTCAGATTGTTCCCAATATTCAGGCGCCAGCCCACATGGCACACGTCCTGAAACATAAAGAATTTGAGCATTTAAAGGCTGAGCCTGAATCTAATTACCAGGCCTGCATGTGCGACGACGAAGCTATTAACCTGATCTTCGATATGTACCAGGATATGATTGATGCCACACCCGGTGTCGACTATTTTCTGGCTTCTACGGATGAAGTTTATTATGCCGGTATCTGTGCCAAATGTAAGCGGCCTTATAATCCGGAAAACCGCAGTTTGGCCTGGGCTGAGTTTGCCGTAAAAGCCCACGATTGGCTAGCAAAACGTAATCGCCGGATGATTGCCTGGGTGGAGTATCCCTTGCTGCCGCAGGATATTTCGCGCCTGCCATCGGATATAATTAATGGCATAATGGGCGAAGACAAGGAATTTTTGGACAATCAGCGAAAAATAGGAATGCGGCAACTTGCCTACAGTTCTATCCAAGGGGGCGAACCGCTTTTCTCCGATTATTCCAGGTATCCAAATTATGTAAGCACCGTTCGCGACGGCATTAAGGCGGGCGCTAACCCCATCGGAAGTTTTGCTGCCGCCTGGGACGACAGCGGGTTGCACGAAGAAGTTTTTCATTTGGGTTGGGCTACTATTACGCAATATGCCTGGAACCCTTACGGACCGGCTTATGAACAAACCATGGCCGATTTTTTAGATGTGTTCTACGGGGCTAATAGTCCGGATATAGCCTCTGCCTATGCACTCCTGAATGAAGGCGCTCAATTTTTTAGAAGAGGATGGGATGAGGTAACCAGCACTGAGCGCCCTTCCAGTTACGGCAACAGTTTCGGCAAAGGAATTGGCACCGAACGAATGGATGATTTTCTCCGGCTCCCGGAAATACCGCTAGATAAAAATTTAAAATCCAATACTAAATATACCACCGACCACAGCAAGATTATTGCGCAGGCCGAAGAATTAGAATTAAAAAATGACGAGTTAATCAACAAGCTTGCCCGGTACATGACACAGGTTGACCGCAACCGTTATAGTCTGGAGGTGTACCTATCAATTGCTTACCTGGAGCGTTACTTTATTAAAACCGTACTTGCGTTTCGCGATGCCGAGCGCACCTTTGGGCGTGCTCAGTCGGCTTCGGCGGCCGGAAAACACGAAGAAGCAGTTGGGCTCCTGATAGAAGTCAGCAACAAGATCGGCGCTCTCGACAGTTGGGGTAAGGGGATGTGGGAAAACGTTACGGAGGTATGGGAAAAAAGCCGTTATGAAAAAAACCGTGACGTAAACGGACGTAAATTTGTGCATGTGCAGGACGATGTAAAAGATCATTTTGCTGACCGCCGGAAAGGCCTGGATTATATGATTGCCCCTTTTCAACGGACAAATTTGCCGGGCTGGCAGAATAAGCTGAACGAGAGAATAAAACAGTACGCGGAGGCAAACAAAGTTCCGGTGAAAGGACTGGCTGAAAAACGCCTGGAAGACTAA
- a CDS encoding SIS domain-containing protein, whose translation MQHLGLDFRTLNEKGAFHTAKEIAQQPEIWLSVWEMIHKNRSEINKFLDKVLPKTKRIILTGAGTSAFIGRSLSGVFQRNTKIITDAISTTDLVSDPKDYLDPETPLLMISFARSGNSPESIAAVVLADTLCDTCFHLIITCNSDGELAGYGRADEERRFVITLPSEANDKSLAMTSSYTGMLLAGILISQMQNIEANRAMVDILSSYGSKIINDYSADFRLIAEKDFKRAVFLGSGPLQGTATESHLKLQELTDGKIICKDDSFLGFRHGPKAVVDNTTLVVYIFSSDSYVLKYEIDMVASMKKGNQPLLEIGIMEKQIPELHLDYTFCYSEENLGVPKEFLSVCSVLPAQLIAFFKSVQLGLRPDSPSETGAISRVVEEFPIYELTDNHI comes from the coding sequence ATGCAACACCTCGGGCTGGATTTTCGGACTTTAAATGAAAAAGGTGCATTCCACACGGCAAAAGAGATAGCGCAGCAACCAGAGATATGGTTAAGCGTTTGGGAGATGATTCATAAAAACAGATCAGAAATCAATAAATTTCTGGATAAAGTCTTACCAAAAACAAAGCGGATTATATTAACAGGCGCCGGCACCAGTGCATTTATTGGCCGTTCCTTGTCAGGGGTATTCCAGCGAAATACTAAAATCATAACAGATGCCATATCCACCACTGACTTAGTATCTGATCCGAAAGATTACCTGGACCCGGAAACGCCTTTACTGATGATTTCCTTTGCCCGATCGGGAAACAGTCCGGAAAGTATAGCCGCGGTTGTGCTGGCAGATACCCTTTGCGATACCTGCTTTCATTTGATTATTACCTGCAATAGCGATGGCGAACTTGCTGGGTATGGCAGGGCTGATGAAGAGCGCCGATTCGTGATAACCTTACCCAGTGAAGCGAATGATAAGAGCCTTGCCATGACCAGCAGTTATACTGGAATGTTATTGGCCGGCATTCTTATTTCACAAATGCAAAACATTGAAGCTAACCGGGCTATGGTTGATATTTTAAGTAGTTACGGTAGCAAAATTATTAATGATTACAGTGCAGATTTTCGTCTGATTGCGGAAAAAGACTTTAAGCGCGCCGTTTTTCTGGGTTCCGGGCCTTTACAGGGTACAGCCACTGAATCGCATTTAAAACTTCAGGAGCTGACGGACGGCAAAATTATATGTAAAGATGATTCTTTTCTCGGTTTCCGACATGGTCCGAAAGCGGTTGTAGATAATACCACCTTGGTAGTATATATTTTTTCAAGCGACAGCTATGTTTTAAAATATGAAATTGACATGGTGGCCTCCATGAAAAAAGGAAACCAGCCACTGCTGGAGATTGGAATTATGGAAAAGCAAATCCCAGAGCTTCATCTGGATTATACTTTCTGCTATTCTGAAGAAAACCTGGGCGTACCTAAAGAATTTCTGTCGGTGTGCAGCGTGCTGCCTGCCCAATTAATTGCCTTTTTTAAATCTGTTCAATTGGGGCTCCGGCCAGATTCGCCCTCGGAAACAGGTGCTATTTCGCGGGTAGTGGAAGAGTTTCCGATCTATGAACTAACAGATAATCATATCTAA
- a CDS encoding heparinase II/III domain-containing protein, whose amino-acid sequence MLKKIYGCFAFLLLWTELSQAQILPEAILGQLNSRDFSVNVALTSSAKTILANSSFADSEETIKISNLRPRLFVRADEDQVGSGLTLSALRLKIKDPAYQNWINYTGGISGWESLPAMAMQYLLNGDKKMAQLVGEYIANTPYNFGEHTSAAAMVYNSAIAFDWVRMALPKEMALKICARLVEGAEHLKGGVVTPSINHNYTFVSMYGVAMAAMAIHGESEAYNKQAAEYLGLLNHLLLDEHMLFETIKAKQGTWGEGNHYTPFVVFYPLLMTLNGLTTATSRDYFKIIQENYNDFLVPMSKFIIANFRPDLTLERIGDVTTRVVPHKSFLRPFIDLMALKINDQTLQGQIHSFSKQLSAYYGPDLVAEPYYWMMLVNYNAEIPDKPAYTTLPTAMRLGENSYEHIMFRSDWSENGTLISFLSGDHYTDHQHFDKGHFLIYKKGALVVDGGGYSKMYSDSWSNYSIRTLAHNNVLVYDPKEIPGKEVNKTEIYLDGGQRIIRGAQALTSWKEFNEKADALGLHTASVLAFDADTELNRYNYVKSNLTNAYGEKVTWMDRQLLYLPQADFLVVKDRVITPRPLDNYWLLHFEERPTIDGKIPETGVKDYQNASIVHSQRSGTLALEGQSVPYSGSLFVKTLMPTKRAISIIGGPGYEYYNRFAKKNFPPEKPFLQNRESGNWRMEVSPVKPGTSTAFLHAFQISDSSKKEMIATEYLRTPDGKLEGALFRSEQNPYLVMFSSSLDAKGHEQQTVNFPLKYKVKAKTPVNHVLAELAPNKKVKLIINNKNKGTFQTSSAGVLYFNDESDGVRRIRILAD is encoded by the coding sequence ATGCTAAAAAAAATCTACGGTTGTTTTGCTTTCTTACTCTTATGGACTGAGTTATCGCAAGCACAAATATTACCAGAGGCTATTTTGGGGCAACTAAATTCCAGGGATTTCAGTGTAAATGTTGCTCTCACTTCTTCTGCTAAAACAATCCTTGCTAATAGCTCTTTTGCAGATTCGGAGGAAACCATAAAAATATCCAACCTTCGGCCGCGGCTGTTCGTGCGGGCTGATGAAGACCAGGTTGGGAGCGGACTCACTTTATCGGCATTGCGGTTAAAAATCAAAGATCCAGCCTATCAAAATTGGATTAATTATACCGGAGGAATTAGCGGCTGGGAAAGTTTGCCCGCAATGGCGATGCAGTATTTACTGAACGGGGATAAAAAGATGGCGCAATTAGTAGGGGAATACATCGCCAATACTCCTTATAATTTTGGGGAGCATACTTCTGCTGCCGCCATGGTTTATAATAGTGCCATTGCGTTTGACTGGGTCAGAATGGCCTTGCCGAAGGAGATGGCATTAAAGATATGTGCCCGGTTGGTCGAAGGGGCGGAACATCTTAAAGGTGGAGTAGTAACTCCCTCCATCAACCATAACTATACCTTTGTATCCATGTACGGGGTGGCTATGGCAGCGATGGCCATTCATGGGGAAAGCGAAGCATATAATAAGCAAGCCGCAGAATACCTAGGCCTGTTAAACCATCTGCTGTTGGATGAACACATGCTATTCGAAACCATAAAAGCTAAACAGGGAACCTGGGGAGAGGGCAATCATTATACTCCGTTTGTAGTATTTTACCCGTTGCTGATGACCTTGAACGGATTAACAACCGCTACCAGCCGGGATTATTTTAAAATAATACAAGAAAACTACAATGATTTTCTGGTTCCGATGTCAAAATTCATTATCGCCAACTTCCGGCCGGATCTTACCCTGGAGCGGATTGGCGATGTAACGACGCGGGTTGTTCCGCACAAATCCTTCCTGCGCCCGTTTATAGATTTAATGGCCCTGAAAATCAACGATCAGACGCTGCAAGGGCAAATACATTCCTTCTCAAAGCAATTGTCGGCTTATTACGGGCCAGATTTGGTGGCGGAACCGTATTATTGGATGATGTTAGTTAATTACAATGCTGAAATTCCTGACAAGCCGGCCTATACTACTTTACCAACTGCGATGCGCCTGGGAGAGAATTCCTATGAGCATATTATGTTCAGAAGCGATTGGAGCGAAAATGGTACTTTAATTTCCTTTTTAAGCGGTGATCATTATACCGACCATCAGCACTTCGATAAAGGACATTTTCTCATTTATAAAAAAGGCGCATTAGTGGTGGATGGCGGCGGTTATTCCAAGATGTATAGTGATAGCTGGTCTAATTACTCTATTCGGACCTTGGCGCACAACAATGTTCTGGTTTATGATCCTAAGGAGATTCCCGGCAAGGAAGTAAACAAAACGGAAATTTATCTCGATGGTGGACAGCGAATAATCCGGGGCGCGCAAGCCCTTACAAGCTGGAAAGAATTTAATGAGAAGGCTGATGCGCTCGGGCTGCATACGGCGAGTGTACTGGCCTTTGATGCCGATACGGAATTGAACCGTTATAATTATGTGAAAAGCAACCTGACAAACGCGTATGGCGAAAAGGTAACGTGGATGGACCGGCAATTGCTTTATCTGCCCCAAGCCGACTTTCTGGTGGTGAAAGACCGCGTGATCACACCCCGGCCGCTGGATAATTATTGGTTATTGCACTTTGAAGAACGACCTACCATCGACGGGAAAATACCGGAAACAGGCGTAAAAGATTACCAAAATGCCTCCATAGTTCATTCGCAACGCTCCGGAACGTTAGCACTGGAAGGCCAGTCTGTGCCTTATTCCGGTAGTTTATTTGTTAAAACCTTGATGCCCACCAAAAGAGCCATTTCTATAATTGGCGGGCCGGGCTATGAATATTATAACCGTTTTGCAAAGAAGAATTTTCCACCCGAAAAGCCATTCCTCCAAAATCGGGAGTCGGGTAATTGGCGCATGGAAGTAAGCCCGGTAAAACCCGGAACCAGTACAGCGTTTTTGCATGCTTTTCAAATCTCGGATTCTAGTAAAAAAGAGATGATCGCTACTGAATACCTGCGGACACCGGATGGCAAACTGGAAGGAGCGTTGTTCCGGTCAGAACAAAATCCTTATTTGGTCATGTTTAGCAGCAGTCTCGATGCCAAAGGCCATGAGCAGCAAACAGTAAATTTTCCTCTGAAATATAAGGTAAAGGCAAAAACACCGGTAAACCATGTACTAGCTGAATTAGCGCCCAATAAAAAAGTAAAGCTTATTATAAACAACAAAAACAAAGGCACTTTCCAAACTTCCTCCGCAGGCGTTCTATATTTTAACGATGAATCTGACGGAGTAAGAAGGATTCGGATATTGGCAGATTAA